In Flavobacterium cerinum, one genomic interval encodes:
- a CDS encoding DUF294 nucleotidyltransferase-like domain-containing protein produces the protein MKNPIAERIADFLKHYPPFTSLNYQELVTISEHISVKYLEKHQILFKVGDVTHTDFYVVANGAIGLSVISDAEEFLIDKCDEGDILGLRPFFAKNNYLMTAKAREESIVYAIPISVFQPYVQNNINVQNFLLESFASNTRNPYDKDHRGKLISENIIFDEQSATDIQYFQPIKYTKNPITASSSDIIKYIAQTMSNSQIGSVIIHDNQLPIGIITDKDLRSKIATGLFPIDTQADKIMSSPVITVPENISIAEAQMMLLKHNVGHLCVTRDGTPKSPVSGIITEHDIVAAQANNPGILLKLTRRATRSKELKVVRDKLTDLIQNSIDKNIPITHITSVAAEINIALTKRAIDLAIDKMETPPPTRFAWFNLGSQGRKEQLLLTDIDNILIFEDVEAERYDDVKQYFLQLAEKVIETLEKVGYEPCPQNLMANNELWCKSLTDWIKQYNTWINTPGEKGINLSTIFFDYDLIYGDVSFENSLTESIFNSADNNQLFYAFLGTNAIKKPAPLGFFRQFLLEQDEEHKDAFDIKNRAIMPLVDAARVLTISRGIKGITNTYQRYKKLADIEPQNADLYLECAEAFNTLTWFRTDEGLQNSSNGSYINMQELSKVDKVKLKNCFQPINDIQDLIKNRFQLTYFT, from the coding sequence ATGAAAAACCCCATTGCAGAAAGAATTGCGGATTTTTTAAAGCATTATCCACCTTTTACCAGTTTAAATTACCAGGAATTAGTTACAATTTCTGAACATATCAGTGTAAAATATCTGGAAAAGCATCAAATCCTGTTTAAAGTCGGTGATGTTACTCATACCGATTTTTATGTGGTAGCAAACGGCGCAATTGGTCTTTCTGTAATTTCGGATGCGGAAGAATTTCTGATCGATAAATGTGACGAAGGTGATATTCTGGGTTTACGTCCGTTTTTTGCTAAGAACAATTATCTGATGACAGCAAAAGCACGTGAAGAAAGTATCGTATATGCGATTCCGATTAGCGTTTTCCAACCTTATGTTCAGAATAACATTAATGTTCAGAATTTCCTGTTGGAGAGTTTTGCTTCCAATACCCGTAATCCGTATGATAAAGATCATAGAGGAAAATTAATATCGGAAAATATCATTTTTGATGAGCAAAGTGCTACGGATATCCAGTATTTCCAACCGATAAAATATACTAAAAACCCGATTACAGCGAGTTCCAGCGATATTATTAAATACATTGCACAAACGATGTCGAATAGTCAGATCGGAAGTGTTATTATACACGATAACCAATTACCGATCGGGATTATAACGGATAAAGACCTTCGTTCCAAAATTGCTACCGGTTTGTTCCCGATTGATACACAAGCTGATAAAATAATGTCGTCACCGGTAATTACCGTACCGGAAAACATTTCAATTGCCGAAGCACAAATGATGTTGTTAAAACACAATGTAGGTCATTTATGTGTGACGCGTGACGGAACTCCGAAAAGTCCGGTATCCGGGATTATAACCGAACATGATATTGTAGCGGCTCAGGCCAATAATCCGGGGATTTTATTAAAGTTGACACGTCGGGCGACCCGTTCAAAAGAATTAAAAGTGGTTCGGGATAAATTAACCGATCTGATTCAAAATTCAATCGATAAAAATATTCCGATTACTCATATTACCAGTGTGGCTGCCGAGATAAATATTGCGCTAACGAAAAGAGCTATTGATCTGGCTATCGATAAAATGGAAACGCCTCCGCCTACCCGATTTGCCTGGTTTAATCTGGGAAGTCAAGGTCGAAAAGAACAACTGTTATTGACGGATATCGACAATATTCTGATCTTTGAAGATGTGGAAGCGGAACGCTATGACGATGTTAAACAATACTTTTTACAGTTGGCTGAAAAAGTAATTGAAACACTGGAGAAAGTCGGATATGAACCTTGTCCGCAAAACCTAATGGCTAACAATGAACTTTGGTGTAAATCTCTGACTGACTGGATAAAACAATACAATACCTGGATTAATACTCCAGGTGAAAAAGGGATTAATCTTAGTACTATTTTCTTTGATTATGATTTAATTTACGGTGATGTTTCGTTCGAAAATTCATTGACAGAAAGTATTTTCAACAGTGCTGATAACAATCAATTGTTCTATGCTTTTTTAGGAACGAATGCAATAAAAAAACCGGCACCGTTAGGTTTCTTCCGACAGTTTCTTTTGGAACAGGACGAGGAACATAAAGATGCTTTCGACATAAAAAACCGGGCGATTATGCCTTTGGTTGATGCCGCAAGAGTATTAACAATTAGTCGTGGTATTAAAGGAATAACCAATACCTACCAACGTTATAAGAAACTGGCGGATATTGAACCGCAAAATGCCGATTTATATCTGGAATGCGCAGAAGCTTTTAATACATTGACCTGGTTCCGCACCGATGAAGGTTTACAAAACAGCTCAAACGGAAGTTACATCAATATGCAGGAACTTTCAAAAGTGGATAAAGTAAAATTAAAAAACTGCTTCCAACCGATTAATGATATACAGGATTTAATTAAAAATCGTTTTCAACTGACCTATTTCACTTAA
- a CDS encoding 3'-5' exonuclease encodes MVLDWLTGKDIPQFWKQYMAHFDKEEQNGTKRYVIFDTETTGLDWKDDVILSIGAISVINDEIKVGDFFEVFLKQEVFNPENAILTGILKEGKEEKIIEAEAIIRFIDFIKDATLVGHNINFDVEMINQALKRLNLGKLKNIMLDVDVMYQKFKNLPEDKHHSLDELCDLFKIKKSDRHTASGDAYITALLFLKLKRKLKL; translated from the coding sequence ATGGTATTAGACTGGCTTACGGGTAAAGATATCCCGCAATTCTGGAAACAATATATGGCCCATTTTGACAAAGAAGAACAAAATGGTACCAAACGCTATGTTATTTTCGATACCGAAACAACCGGTTTGGACTGGAAAGATGATGTGATTCTTTCTATCGGTGCTATTTCGGTGATCAATGATGAAATAAAAGTGGGCGATTTTTTTGAAGTATTCCTAAAACAAGAAGTTTTTAATCCTGAAAATGCGATTCTAACCGGGATCTTAAAAGAAGGCAAAGAAGAAAAAATTATTGAAGCGGAAGCTATTATCCGTTTTATCGATTTTATAAAAGACGCCACTCTTGTCGGTCACAACATCAATTTTGATGTAGAGATGATCAATCAAGCTTTAAAGCGCTTGAATCTCGGAAAACTAAAAAACATCATGTTGGACGTTGATGTCATGTACCAGAAATTTAAAAACCTTCCGGAAGACAAACATCATAGTCTCGATGAATTGTGTGATCTCTTTAAAATAAAGAAAAGTGACCGTCATACCGCATCCGGAGACGCTTATATTACGGCATTATTGTTTTTAAAACTAAAACGAAAATTAAAGTTGTAA
- a CDS encoding SMEK domain-containing protein: MNTRGLLDRISTGLGTLKNKIEIENSNNENSINVQIETIFLKILNVLFDYDLVNTNLISKNFPAIDGLDKDKRVFVQITATFSNEKIEHTINQIIDKGMDQDFDQLYFLFLKNKKKLSAPFKEKINTLTKGKFTVDLEDCLIDINDIYRVIANQQDIGKALEVKKIIDEFLYNIPQSKLSGLDCIGVSFDDEDFDNAVVLIETIIKSGINVVVSSKKIYENFKNERSRYYDYLIMLLPDQKKDFISKYIFIVSNSYIRKNINASDAICPLFLSCCDQGNTFQLVTFSPFLNRIDDKRFKNPKTLSIENPKKIEDLINAIFVEKPSSKYNFDDIKDTLIKLYPVFSINILEEEKHYCFYNFKKEDINVGLNYLIFSHEYKRNEVIDDFNKKYKNSKYLNNLIILIPKDYNQITELRIKYIKDKFPNNTVQYLDEYLYDNSLATIQQTQQLSTDFFIDPLFEINGSKERINDILDWLKNDSNCSVAFIIGAGGDGKTTVCQKIHDDIIQDFDKNIVFFLDAQSYITEIKNRERIDNWNFDLNTIFEICNEQAGKIDLTTIKSNFALGNITVIIDGIDEIISTLPNFNLKDFIEDFNTLKEQIGRGKLIINCRDIYMKELLSDDDDFEKNYRIFHLLKFDQALAQQYFEKHFEYQSGYNLKKVAECKKVLGEFYEDIGNEIFTYSPFVLEIIALIVENDFDYQQIEYLFDSKILLKENSNDYLIYKICQREIAKKESNGFVPPVDDYIKLLCLIAIEKNGNFNDTDFITFLRRINIDLKSEKVKNSLRDNPFFGLDRNNNYIFRFDFYNSLFKYNAIYLEIILEESFFLSDAFIHMLSNDFKYNSLIFNGLRNKLKATSNQVDFYKAKIKKVILEINNYKKEDKNQGNVFQKKMAISNLVVFLLSINKEKVTNAEIIKFLFSDDEEQNKTSIVTIKDFYFIDVLTTSQLLIDFTDMYFRNCHIENYQNFLNCTFAESTFFDHNCNISNVTYRGIDLNKTTLSKKNFDDRILSNDNSLYSIISLKENGGESVTNQLKKYFRSFLKGNKLNYKIMANSIHFERKMNLTITDLNEILLDNKIIVSYNKEEVLLNSDMKNKILKFLNQSIIFPELNKSIREINELMISVNA, encoded by the coding sequence ATGAATACAAGAGGACTTCTTGATCGGATCAGTACCGGTTTAGGCACACTAAAAAATAAAATTGAAATTGAAAATTCAAATAATGAAAATAGTATTAATGTTCAGATAGAAACGATTTTCTTAAAGATACTTAATGTTTTATTTGATTATGATTTAGTCAATACCAATTTAATTTCTAAAAATTTCCCTGCAATTGATGGTTTGGATAAAGACAAAAGAGTTTTTGTGCAAATTACAGCGACATTCTCTAATGAAAAGATAGAGCATACGATCAATCAGATTATCGATAAAGGAATGGATCAGGATTTTGATCAATTATATTTTCTTTTTTTGAAAAACAAGAAGAAGTTAAGTGCTCCATTCAAAGAAAAGATAAATACCCTGACAAAAGGCAAATTTACGGTTGATTTAGAGGATTGCCTTATTGATATAAATGATATTTACCGGGTAATAGCAAATCAGCAGGATATCGGAAAAGCATTAGAGGTAAAAAAAATCATAGACGAGTTTTTATATAATATCCCACAAAGTAAACTTTCCGGCCTGGATTGCATCGGCGTTTCTTTTGATGATGAAGATTTTGATAATGCGGTTGTACTCATTGAAACGATTATTAAATCCGGTATTAATGTCGTTGTAAGTTCTAAAAAGATTTATGAAAATTTTAAAAATGAAAGATCCCGTTATTATGATTATTTAATAATGCTGCTTCCGGATCAGAAAAAAGATTTTATTTCGAAATATATTTTTATTGTCTCTAACAGTTATATAAGGAAAAATATTAATGCATCGGATGCTATATGCCCGCTTTTTTTAAGTTGCTGTGACCAGGGTAATACTTTTCAGCTGGTTACTTTTTCACCGTTTTTAAATAGAATCGATGATAAAAGGTTTAAAAATCCTAAAACATTAAGTATTGAGAATCCTAAAAAAATTGAAGATCTGATCAATGCTATTTTTGTAGAAAAACCATCTTCCAAGTATAATTTTGATGATATAAAAGATACATTAATAAAGTTATATCCGGTTTTCTCGATTAATATTCTGGAAGAAGAAAAACATTATTGCTTTTACAATTTTAAAAAAGAAGATATTAATGTCGGCTTAAATTATCTGATTTTCAGTCATGAATATAAAAGAAATGAGGTAATAGATGACTTTAATAAAAAGTATAAGAATAGTAAATATCTGAATAATTTAATAATACTAATACCTAAAGATTATAATCAGATAACCGAATTAAGAATCAAATATATTAAGGATAAATTCCCTAATAATACGGTTCAGTATCTGGATGAGTATTTATATGATAATAGTTTGGCAACGATACAACAAACACAACAATTAAGTACTGATTTCTTTATTGATCCATTATTTGAGATCAATGGAAGTAAAGAGCGAATTAATGATATACTTGATTGGCTAAAAAATGATTCTAATTGTTCTGTAGCCTTTATTATCGGAGCCGGAGGTGATGGAAAAACAACAGTCTGTCAAAAAATTCATGATGATATTATTCAGGACTTTGATAAAAATATTGTCTTTTTTCTTGATGCTCAATCCTATATTACAGAAATCAAGAATCGGGAACGGATTGATAACTGGAATTTTGACTTAAATACAATATTTGAAATATGTAATGAGCAAGCCGGTAAAATTGATTTGACAACGATAAAGTCAAATTTTGCATTAGGTAACATAACGGTCATTATAGATGGGATTGATGAAATTATTTCAACGTTACCTAATTTTAATCTAAAAGATTTTATTGAAGATTTCAATACTTTAAAGGAACAAATAGGAAGAGGGAAGCTAATTATAAATTGCAGAGACATTTATATGAAAGAGCTTCTTAGTGATGATGATGATTTTGAAAAAAACTACAGAATATTTCATTTATTAAAATTTGATCAAGCTTTAGCACAGCAGTACTTTGAAAAGCATTTTGAATATCAATCGGGATATAATCTGAAAAAAGTTGCAGAATGTAAGAAAGTATTGGGTGAGTTTTATGAAGATATCGGTAATGAAATTTTTACCTATTCACCATTTGTACTGGAAATTATTGCCTTGATTGTTGAAAATGATTTTGATTATCAGCAGATTGAGTATTTATTTGATTCGAAAATTTTATTAAAGGAAAACAGCAACGACTATTTAATTTATAAAATTTGTCAACGCGAGATCGCTAAAAAAGAAAGTAATGGTTTTGTTCCTCCTGTAGATGATTATATAAAATTATTGTGTCTTATCGCTATTGAGAAAAACGGGAACTTTAACGATACCGATTTTATTACTTTTTTAAGAAGAATAAATATCGATTTAAAATCAGAAAAAGTAAAAAATAGTCTTCGGGACAATCCTTTTTTCGGACTGGACAGAAATAATAATTATATTTTCCGTTTTGATTTTTATAATTCGCTATTTAAATATAATGCGATTTATTTAGAAATAATATTGGAAGAATCCTTTTTTCTGTCGGATGCATTCATCCATATGCTTTCTAATGATTTTAAATATAATTCACTTATTTTTAACGGATTAAGAAATAAACTGAAAGCGACTAGCAACCAGGTTGATTTTTACAAAGCGAAAATAAAAAAAGTAATTCTTGAAATCAATAATTATAAAAAAGAGGACAAGAATCAGGGGAATGTTTTCCAGAAAAAAATGGCAATTAGTAATCTGGTCGTCTTCTTACTTTCCATTAATAAAGAAAAAGTGACCAATGCCGAAATCATCAAATTTCTGTTTAGTGATGATGAAGAGCAAAATAAGACAAGTATTGTAACCATAAAGGATTTCTATTTTATTGATGTATTGACGACATCGCAATTATTAATCGACTTTACGGATATGTATTTTAGAAATTGCCATATTGAAAATTACCAAAACTTTTTAAACTGCACTTTTGCCGAATCAACATTTTTTGATCATAACTGTAATATTAGTAATGTAACTTACAGGGGAATTGATCTGAATAAGACGACTTTGAGTAAAAAGAATTTTGATGATAGAATTCTATCCAACGATAATTCTCTGTATTCAATAATCTCTTTAAAGGAAAATGGAGGTGAATCGGTTACAAATCAACTCAAAAAGTATTTCAGATCGTTTTTGAAAGGTAATAAATTGAATTATAAAATTATGGCTAATAGTATTCATTTTGAAAGAAAAATGAACTTAACGATTACAGATCTTAATGAAATCTTATTAGATAATAAGATTATTGTTTCCTATAATAAAGAGGAAGTACTATTAAATAGTGACATGAAAAATAAGATTTTGAAGTTTTTAAATCAAAGTATTATTTTTCCTGAATTGAATAAAAGTATAAGAGAAATAAACGAACTGATGATTAGCGTAAATGCTTGA
- a CDS encoding ATP-binding protein — MSRFIKVNSDLCTECTLCEPVCDVNAIKVGRKYISGGWEQDYFYIGANIAINHIICHSCWECVEICPTGAISINGSTNPGFGNGNSDGLPSFVIQNYSFFTQYNNSLLKEKMDGLELVNGIKGLNAVAVEKLVSSLGGELTTDAKYILKDPLGKIAAVGTVLQGISTIVAFSDGEITNEDWTNLGLTLLGAAGFIPGPIGLIATGISVGIAIYDSQNTN; from the coding sequence ATGAGTCGATTTATAAAAGTTAATAGTGATTTATGTACTGAATGTACATTATGTGAACCTGTTTGCGATGTTAATGCAATTAAAGTAGGAAGAAAATATATTTCAGGAGGTTGGGAACAGGATTATTTTTATATTGGTGCTAATATAGCTATCAATCATATCATTTGCCATAGTTGTTGGGAATGTGTTGAAATTTGTCCGACAGGGGCAATTTCGATAAACGGATCGACAAATCCCGGATTTGGCAATGGGAATTCAGATGGATTACCATCGTTCGTAATTCAAAACTATTCATTTTTTACTCAATACAATAACAGCTTATTAAAGGAAAAAATGGATGGTCTGGAGTTGGTTAATGGAATAAAAGGATTAAATGCTGTTGCTGTTGAAAAGTTAGTTAGCTCTTTAGGAGGAGAATTGACTACAGATGCTAAGTATATTTTAAAAGATCCTTTAGGTAAAATTGCGGCTGTTGGTACTGTTTTACAAGGGATTAGTACTATAGTTGCATTTTCTGATGGTGAGATTACCAACGAAGATTGGACAAATTTAGGATTGACATTATTAGGAGCCGCAGGTTTTATTCCGGGGCCAATAGGACTCATCGCAACAGGGATTTCTGTTGGTATAGCAATATATGATTCTCAAAATACTAATTAA
- the acs gene encoding acetate--CoA ligase produces MSYYKINNLEEYFKHYKKSIREPRKFWGKVAEENFTWYQTWDKVMEFDMAEADIKWFTNAKVNITKNCIDRHLAKRGNKNAIIFEPNDPKEAAQYITYNELYDRVAKMANVLREQGIKKGDRICIYLPMIPELAVAVLACARIGAIHSVVFAGFSASAIASRIIDCECKMVITSDGAYRGNKTIDLKSIVDEALEKCPTVTTVLVAKRTNTEVKMKEGRDLWLQPLLDEAIPNNVAEIMDAEDPLFILYTSGSTGKPKGMLHTTAGYMVYTAYTFKNIFNYEENDIYWCTADIGWITGHSYILYGPLLNGATTVIFEGVPSYPDFGRFWEVIDKHKVSQFYTAPTAIRSLAKESTEWVDKHDLSSLKVIGSVGEPINEEAWHWYNDHVGKKKCPIVDTWWQTETGGIMISPVPFVTPTKPTYATLPLPGIQPVLMDEKRNEIEGNQVVGSLCIKFPWPSIARTIWGDHQRYKETYFSAFPGKYFTGDGALRDEVGYYRITGRVDDVVIVSGHNLGTAPIEDAINEHPAVAESAIVGFPHDIKGNALYGFIILKEIGEYRDRDNLRKEINEHVASHIGPIAKLDKIQFVSGLPKTRSGKIMRRILRKIAEGDFSNFGDITTLLNPEIVEEIKNERL; encoded by the coding sequence ATGAGTTATTATAAAATAAACAACTTAGAAGAATACTTCAAACATTATAAAAAATCAATCCGGGAGCCTCGTAAATTCTGGGGAAAAGTTGCAGAAGAAAATTTTACATGGTACCAGACATGGGATAAAGTAATGGAATTTGATATGGCAGAAGCCGATATTAAATGGTTTACGAATGCCAAAGTAAACATTACGAAAAACTGTATTGACCGTCATTTGGCCAAAAGAGGAAACAAAAATGCGATTATTTTTGAACCGAATGATCCGAAAGAAGCGGCGCAGTATATCACCTATAATGAGTTGTATGATCGTGTAGCCAAAATGGCGAATGTATTACGCGAACAAGGCATTAAAAAAGGAGATCGTATTTGTATTTATCTGCCGATGATTCCGGAACTGGCCGTAGCAGTTTTAGCTTGTGCCCGAATCGGAGCGATTCACTCGGTGGTATTTGCCGGTTTTTCGGCATCTGCTATTGCATCCCGTATCATCGATTGCGAATGCAAAATGGTGATTACTTCAGACGGAGCTTACAGAGGGAACAAAACCATTGATCTAAAGTCGATTGTAGATGAAGCTTTGGAAAAATGTCCTACGGTAACTACGGTTTTGGTTGCCAAAAGAACGAATACCGAAGTAAAAATGAAAGAAGGACGTGATTTATGGCTACAACCGTTATTGGATGAAGCAATTCCGAATAACGTAGCGGAAATCATGGATGCAGAAGATCCGTTGTTTATTTTATATACGTCCGGTTCAACCGGAAAACCGAAAGGAATGTTGCATACAACAGCCGGATATATGGTTTATACCGCGTATACGTTTAAAAATATTTTTAATTACGAGGAAAATGATATTTACTGGTGTACAGCCGATATCGGTTGGATTACCGGCCATTCCTATATATTATACGGACCGCTTTTAAACGGAGCGACAACGGTTATTTTTGAAGGTGTTCCTTCTTATCCGGATTTCGGACGTTTTTGGGAAGTAATCGACAAACACAAAGTGAGTCAGTTTTACACGGCACCGACGGCTATTCGTTCTTTGGCTAAAGAAAGCACGGAATGGGTTGATAAACATGATCTGTCAAGTTTAAAAGTAATCGGATCGGTAGGAGAGCCGATTAATGAGGAAGCATGGCACTGGTATAATGATCATGTCGGAAAGAAAAAATGTCCGATTGTAGATACCTGGTGGCAAACCGAAACCGGAGGTATTATGATTTCACCGGTTCCGTTTGTAACACCAACCAAGCCGACATATGCGACTTTACCATTACCGGGAATTCAACCGGTATTGATGGATGAAAAGCGAAATGAAATTGAAGGAAATCAGGTTGTGGGTAGCTTGTGTATCAAGTTTCCGTGGCCGTCAATTGCCCGAACTATTTGGGGTGATCATCAACGGTATAAAGAAACGTATTTCTCAGCTTTCCCGGGTAAATATTTTACCGGTGACGGAGCTTTACGCGATGAAGTTGGATATTACCGTATTACAGGTCGGGTTGATGATGTGGTAATTGTATCCGGACATAATCTGGGTACGGCGCCGATTGAAGATGCAATTAACGAACATCCGGCTGTAGCAGAATCGGCAATTGTAGGTTTCCCGCATGATATTAAAGGCAATGCGTTATACGGTTTTATTATTTTGAAAGAAATAGGAGAATATCGTGATCGTGACAATTTAAGAAAAGAAATCAATGAGCATGTGGCCAGTCATATTGGTCCGATTGCGAAATTGGATAAAATTCAGTTTGTATCGGGATTACCGAAAACCCGTTCCGGAAAAATTATGCGTAGAATTTTACGTAAAATTGCAGAAGGAGATTTCTCTAACTTCGGAGATATTACAACCTTATTGAATCCTGAAATCGTAGAAGAAATCAAAAATGAAAGATTATAA
- a CDS encoding acetate--CoA ligase: MSYDAFYKRSIVDPEGFWKEQTNALEWYIPPKTILSEDQNGYPQWFADGELNICYLTIDKHIQDGYGDQIAFIYDSPVTQTIRKYTFNEVKTEVAKLAGGLTSLGITKGDTAVIYMPMIPQVAFAMLACARLGVTHSVVFGGFAPHELAIRIDDSRPKAIITASSGIEVDRLIAYKPLVDEAIAMAAYKPEKVIIFNRKLGAKIPFQEYDVDYEKLVSQSEEVPCVPLQSTHPLYILYTSGTTGKPKGIVRDTGGYATALKFSMQHIYDVKEGETFWAASDMGWAVGHSYILYGPLLNRNTTVIFEGKPIRTPDASTYWRVMADHKVSVMFTAPTAIRAIKKEDPEGLFIKNYDLSNLRIQFLAGERCDVATLEWYRDHVPVPVIDHWWQTESGWPMIANMMGVEYLPVKPGSAGKAVTGYQIVIFDENGKELPPNEEGYVVIKLPLPPGTMLGLWEDEIRFKAGYLTRFPGYYFSGDGGYKDKDDYIYITGRVDDVINVAGHRLSTAEMEEIVASHNAVAECAVIGINDALKGQIPLALAVIKSGDDTEHFQLEYEVVQLVREKIGAVASLRNVVIVQRLPKTRSGKILRKLLRNIVDGEKYQIPSTIDDETIIGEVTEAFKNYGIGVFK; the protein is encoded by the coding sequence ATGAGTTATGATGCATTTTATAAAAGAAGTATAGTCGATCCGGAAGGTTTCTGGAAGGAACAGACGAATGCTTTGGAATGGTATATTCCTCCGAAGACAATACTTTCTGAGGATCAAAACGGCTATCCGCAATGGTTTGCAGACGGAGAGCTTAATATTTGTTACCTGACGATCGATAAACACATTCAGGACGGTTATGGTGATCAAATCGCTTTTATCTATGATTCGCCGGTAACCCAAACGATCCGAAAATATACTTTTAATGAGGTAAAAACGGAAGTCGCTAAACTGGCCGGCGGTTTAACTTCTTTAGGTATAACAAAAGGGGATACCGCTGTAATTTATATGCCGATGATCCCGCAGGTTGCTTTTGCCATGTTGGCCTGTGCGCGTTTAGGTGTTACACATTCTGTTGTTTTCGGCGGATTTGCACCACATGAATTAGCAATTCGAATTGATGATTCCCGACCAAAAGCCATTATTACCGCATCTTCCGGAATTGAAGTCGACCGACTAATTGCTTATAAACCGTTAGTTGATGAAGCTATAGCTATGGCAGCATATAAACCGGAAAAAGTGATCATCTTTAATCGTAAACTGGGAGCTAAAATCCCGTTTCAGGAATATGATGTTGATTATGAAAAATTAGTCAGCCAGTCGGAAGAAGTGCCTTGTGTGCCCTTACAGTCGACGCATCCGTTGTATATTTTATACACATCAGGGACAACCGGAAAGCCAAAAGGAATTGTAAGAGATACAGGAGGTTATGCCACCGCACTTAAATTTTCAATGCAGCATATTTATGATGTAAAAGAAGGCGAAACGTTTTGGGCGGCATCCGATATGGGATGGGCTGTCGGACATAGTTATATTTTATACGGACCGTTATTAAATCGCAATACAACTGTTATTTTTGAAGGAAAACCGATCCGAACTCCGGATGCGAGTACGTATTGGCGGGTTATGGCCGATCATAAAGTGAGTGTAATGTTTACAGCGCCAACTGCCATTCGGGCGATTAAAAAAGAAGATCCGGAAGGTCTGTTTATCAAAAACTACGACCTGAGTAATCTGAGAATTCAGTTTTTAGCCGGAGAACGTTGTGATGTGGCGACTTTGGAATGGTATCGCGATCACGTACCGGTTCCGGTTATTGATCATTGGTGGCAGACCGAATCCGGTTGGCCGATGATTGCAAATATGATGGGAGTGGAATATCTTCCAGTAAAACCGGGTTCAGCAGGGAAAGCAGTTACCGGTTATCAAATCGTTATTTTTGATGAAAACGGGAAAGAATTACCGCCAAACGAAGAAGGATATGTGGTAATAAAACTACCTTTGCCACCGGGAACCATGTTGGGTTTATGGGAAGATGAAATCCGCTTTAAAGCCGGATATTTAACGCGTTTCCCGGGGTATTATTTCTCCGGTGACGGCGGGTATAAAGACAAAGATGATTATATTTACATCACAGGTCGTGTGGACGATGTGATTAATGTAGCCGGACATCGTCTTTCAACTGCCGAAATGGAAGAAATTGTAGCGTCACACAATGCCGTGGCCGAATGTGCCGTTATTGGAATCAACGATGCTTTAAAAGGTCAGATTCCGTTGGCATTGGCTGTAATTAAATCAGGTGATGATACCGAACACTTTCAGTTGGAATACGAAGTCGTTCAATTGGTACGGGAAAAAATCGGAGCTGTAGCTTCATTGCGAAATGTTGTGATTGTACAGCGTTTACCGAAAACCCGTTCCGGAAAAATCCTTCGTAAATTACTGCGAAATATTGTTGATGGTGAAAAATACCAGATCCCGTCCACTATCGACGATGAAACTATTATAGGGGAAGTAACCGAAGCCTTTAAAAACTATGGTATCGGGGTATTTAAATGA
- a CDS encoding response regulator transcription factor — translation MRKILIVDDEPNIVMSLEYTFKKNNYEVFIARDGQEALDILKVQLPDIIILDVMMPMVDGYATLEQIKKDERLQHCKVVFLSAKNKEKDIEKGLSLGADLYMTKPFSVKKLVEQTNELLTD, via the coding sequence ATGCGGAAAATTTTAATTGTCGATGACGAGCCGAATATCGTAATGTCGCTGGAATACACGTTTAAAAAGAATAATTATGAGGTTTTTATAGCCCGCGACGGTCAGGAAGCTTTGGATATACTGAAAGTTCAACTGCCTGACATTATTATCTTGGACGTGATGATGCCTATGGTTGACGGATATGCCACGTTGGAACAAATTAAAAAAGACGAGCGTTTACAACATTGTAAAGTGGTGTTTTTGTCGGCTAAAAACAAAGAAAAAGACATTGAAAAAGGACTTTCTCTTGGGGCCGATTTGTACATGACAAAACCCTTCTCGGTTAAAAAACTGGTAGAGCAAACCAATGAACTGCTAACGGATTAA